A stretch of DNA from Schistocerca americana isolate TAMUIC-IGC-003095 chromosome 3, iqSchAmer2.1, whole genome shotgun sequence:
gtgcagtagaagaaactgtaaatattagtgggatCAGGTATATTGCTGTAGCACTTGATGGGACATAgcaacatcgaggacatcgttccttgaatggtgtggTAAATGCTACATctttggagaatggaaaagttgttgatgttgaatgCTTATCTAAGCATTGCCAcaactgccatggtaacactgaaggacatattgaacgtcagtgttctaagaattatgatggttacagtggagctatagagtgtgatggagctctaaaaatatttcacaggttggTGCCCGTTTTTAACGTTAGACATacaaagtacctaggcgatggggactctaaagctttcaataaaattaatgagttcaatgtttatggtgatacgttggtaacaaaactggagtgttgcggACATGTGTAAAAGGGGatggtgtagtgggacgcgaaattgaagcatcacccatccaccagtgtcagcccagtttgcaggtgaatataagtttaatttagtttttgtttatatatttttgtaatatttgtaatggttgtgaactgtctaaagtttttgtatttattttttatgtttcatgtacggagagggcggcgcaacgaacggagacagaaTCTTCACTgctgggaccagagagaaaattgctggccactatacgtcgcgggtcgacagccaaagagcaacagaagatcctgaaaccgagttgttgcatcgtgcttctaaaaaatggaaaaaaataagaatgtgtaatgtttgtacaacaatgacgtcatagaaagttaatcatgttgaaaatgttcagttctgtcttgtcaaggctcaggttcacgtctatatgtagtaagATAATAAATTAGTGGATGCAACtgaagttgaaatacgtgttccaagaatttatttatgaagaattatgtgaatgaataatatttgacaagattattaatttttgacaacgttcatcgcgagtttgaatctcgaaagttattcaatgtggttctaatatttattaaatcagataacatgcattaatataatttctgaggagaaacaaacgacatctaaattgaaaaagtttgcgcaaaccaattggagtgagtgacgtaattctgcgcatacgactcaaatgatgttttacagtttcgttcaagaaccattctgagacaatttaaaaagaatataaataattttgaggtgtgctgtaactgacgtaggtgacgaagtatacacatggtcatatgtcaaaagaaaatgatttataaagaacttacgtcgttacactacaccgtggcgaccgtgacaggacttgtgtgcaactaagacacataggtacgaaacaattaaaacatcaagagtccttcggaagtcaacgagaGTCTTTGTGGAGCCTTTACCAGCCAgtggcgacttcgcgggtgtgagCAGCTGACGGAATGCacccaagcagtacggtcacgcagttattctacgagaaggcgcatctgttgggcagcagctgaacgcttcaaaccccgacaacctttttctcctAAGCTAACAGGCCCAGTATGTCAGCTCGGGGGCGTttctccggctggtattagaggtgctgCTGAGGGCTTCTCCTGTCAACGgtgggccgggcgtggttgcagccagtgacgtctccggtgttcgactcagcgtccagCCGGTTGCGGAAGTGGGgttgcagcatctcagcggctgcatcgacaactgttacttctgcagcccatagcagcacattgatcaccgagaactacgaactacaatattagtgtctggtgagtctgtttcaagttggaagtggagtgttgtacatagggagtgtgcttttaataggattgttgattacaagtctgtgtgtgtaactagttaatatcttacaataacgtcgggaagtgaaatgtcagacgaagagcaatcatGTCCGATAGAAGCATGAGATCcttttttagggcgatcgctaaactaaaacaatctaacgaagaatccattcctagattaaaagaggaattaaaacagtctaacgaagaatctactgctagattaaaagaggaatcaaaacaatctaatgaagaatctactgctagactgaaagaggaattaaaacagtctaatgctagattaaaaggggagctaacaaaatctacagacaggttacaggaacatcttaatgaaaccagtcgagaattaagcgataaaatagaggcttctaaagttgaaatgcaggaaaaactagtaggacttagtaataagatttctgataattgtaaaaggttagaagaacatatccaggaatcgtgtgaggaaaaagctcgcatgcgaaatgatattactgacttaaccaagagactagataatgtcgaTGTCTTAGATGTAAATGAAAttgagaaaaataacgataagttacgagatgaattttctatgcaaacagaaactgtgctTAGAGAATtactagaatctattaaagaggtttctaccaaacctgtggAGATTTCTTCattagataatgtagaattagagacattaactcatcgagtagaaaaagatcatactgaaatagaaaacatgaaatttttaattaccgaaatatgcagtaaccttgagacttccaaagataaaAACATTAACGAAGGTACatagcgttcacatcgtgaacacagtgaagaatcgatgtTAGCTAACCACGTATCCAAtatagaaatgcgaatacaggaaattactaaacggttatcggaattagataataatgaaaacatttcaagtagtagaagtaataacataatcagagacaacagtcgcatcgtgtttccTAGCTCGGATGACaaccatacaaataaagaaatcacggcaagccaatccgatgcaactctgtctctgcaatctaaacaaaatccaactatgtctcttgcagaatgttgggatgatataacgacaaattcaaatgtagcaagtcgatttcctgtattcaaaccaggaggcgaacttcaccctataatctttataaaagcttttgaaacttcattatctcctaaatggagtaatgaaaaacggattcaatttgtaataggacatttagaagcagaagctgcggaatgggcagtactgcatagaactgaatttccggactgggatgattttgttaagcagtttaaaaaaaattattcgtcaagaggaaaacaacaacacttcactttagagttgttagaccctcctccttattttaaatggtggagaggttataggaattatttcgaaagGCATTTAAACTGTGCTAAATTAATTggagaaccaattattgaaagtcatctaatacgagtcctaattagtaggttaccattttatgtaaaggaaagaaaaatgttattctacgaattgtctatccgaacgagaaaaggaagaattggaatctttattgttagaatttagagctgtcttctcagatgaaccggggagaatcaaagattacgtttgtaaacttaagattaaagatcaaaaaccattctttaagaaacctatCCTATTCCAGTgcaattcaaagaaccggctagtagagaaataagtaagatgctagaacaaaatattatcgaacgatcatgtagtgctttcaacagtcctttgtgggtagttaagaaagctactggtggggtatgactggttctggatgctcatgaattaaacaaaattatagagatggaaagagacagacctattcctatggaggacgtacttcttaagatagcaggttctcgttatatgagtacaatggatttaactgctggctaccatcaagtaatattacacccggattcacggcaatatatggcttttctttttgaaggcagatcatatcagttccaagttttaccttttggacttaatatatcagtgtcaactttcattagggcattagattctgctttgggtcagcaatcattgcaaaatattattttatatgtagatgatattttggtagccactaaaacgtgggaagaacacgtaacgatattacgggaattgtttgactgtttaattgacagaggaattacgttaaaattatctaagtcttacttcggaaaggaggaagtgagatttttggggcatatagtggacagtaaaggtattaggccagaaccagcacgtattgaagctattgctcgatgcccgagtcctagaaatcgaaaacaactgaaatcattctcaggaatggtaggatttctgagaagatttcttccagggcaggatattgttaatcctaaattactggatttattaaaagagaaatcagtatggctctggggaaaagaggaagaggaagttttaataagataaaaggagcgttaacagaagccaaaatgttataccatccagatttcaatcaggacttttgtatgtgtacggatgcctctgattatggtgtgtcttgtgtaatattccaaggtgatctgaccaatgaaaagggattatatcagcctattggattcgctagtagaactttaaataaacatgaaagaaattattttctaaccgagaaggaagctctcgcagtggtatggggttttcaaagatttagaggattattaatgggaagaaaaacaattgtatatactgatcatcaggctttaaccttTTTGAATAGTTGTCAGTTACTTCACCATAgattattacgttgggtattatgcttgcaagaatttcagtacgaaattaagtACTTAAAAGGATCTcaaaatgtagtttcggatgctttgtcgagactttcagtaggaatggagaatattaacatttcagaagaaccaggaacaaattaccatgtttatttccctttaactcaggagaacgaacgtaaggttaaacggatagtaactgctattagTTGCAATCagagaaatgacgatcaatatagggaacttatacaaaactttaaaaatggggacgaaacagttgcAACGACTTGTTGtaatggaaagcacagagggaacaccagagatggaaaatcagCATTCCGAAACCTGTTGTGTACGAATTAATTACTTACATTCATGAAGGTTACAGGCATtatggaattcataaatgtattaaacatctaacgaagtattattatttcaaaaatatgtcccgtattgtgagaagtattatttggacttgtgaaacctgtcaaaaggttaaagttaataacaaatctaagtgttataaattatatgcggtaattcctcgaggtctgtgggaTCCACTGTCATttgattttttcggccctctgcctcatagttcaggaggatttacttatgtatttgttgtaatggaatgttggtccaaacatgtgaagctatatactttgaaacgagcgaataccgcaagcgttatacgctgtcttccccgaaattactttgttaactggggcattcctaaacgacttatgtctgacaacggtagtgcctttattagtcaaaagtttcaagatacgataaaacaatatggaatcaaacatatcttaatttcgaaatatcaccctcaaagtaatttagtagaaagagtcatgaaagaattaggacgattatgtagaacttattgtgcacataaacatactcggtgggccaaactaatccctgaattcgaaaagacattaaatgaattgcctcatctaacgatgggattatcacctatagaaattttaggcaaacgaatcataggtgagcctttactagctgctctaccttggccaccagtaaatgagatccaacaatgcatcccagacgaaaaagtttgcgaacagattgttaaaacTTCTGaatggagaattaaaagttataatcaacaggctatagaaccctcatttcagttaggagatcttgtattagtacgatctcatcataaaagttcgaagatcaataaggaatgtagaaaattcttctttatctttgaaggtccatatgttgtacataagattgtacatcctaaagcgttacttcttatggaaccttcatcaggtgtaattaaagga
This window harbors:
- the LOC124606278 gene encoding uncharacterized protein PF11_0207-like, with translation MSDRSMRSFFRAIAKLKQSNEESIPRLKEELKQSNEESTARLKEESKQSNEESTARLKEELKQSNARLKGELTKSTDRLQEHLNETSRELSDKIEASKVEMQEKLVGLSNKISDNCKRLEEHIQESCEEKARMRNDITDLTKRLDNVDVLDVNEIEKNNDKLRDEFSMQTETVLRELLESIKEVSTKPVEISSLDNVELETLTHRVEKDHTEIENMKFLITEICSNLETSKDKNINEGT